The following proteins are co-located in the Imtechella halotolerans genome:
- a CDS encoding OmpA family protein, whose protein sequence is MKNNVIVTLLFCFHSFVNAQDVSNSKDHELLTRYPGTEIKNYYERAYYETRFAISPGSYEKGPEKWLEVSGKQTSLVYEAPKDRSTLEIMKNYEETFKRQNAEILFSCKGGECDGTTSWYAAKFFNTIYSENNRQSNGENDHYFDFGAYHVSQRYLVAKITTASKVYYIEIAATPTYDDKPVKILVEIMESDILQTGMIELNADIFKETLEKEGKIALYGILFDTGKTDIKKASLKEIELVSTYLKQHPKAHIYIVGHTDDVGNFGDNTLLSEGRAIKVTQALNQLGNFQDHVTPIGVGPVCPVATNETEEGRAKNRRVEIVLRKKF, encoded by the coding sequence TAAACGCTCAAGATGTGTCAAATTCAAAAGACCATGAACTTCTTACTCGATACCCTGGTACAGAAATAAAAAACTATTACGAACGAGCATACTATGAAACACGGTTTGCTATCTCTCCAGGGAGCTATGAAAAAGGTCCTGAAAAATGGTTAGAGGTTTCAGGAAAACAAACTTCTTTAGTATATGAAGCTCCCAAAGACAGAAGTACATTAGAAATCATGAAAAATTATGAAGAAACATTCAAACGTCAAAATGCGGAAATCCTTTTTTCATGTAAAGGAGGGGAATGTGATGGGACTACATCTTGGTATGCAGCAAAGTTTTTCAACACCATTTATAGTGAGAATAACAGACAAAGTAATGGTGAAAATGATCATTACTTTGATTTTGGAGCTTATCATGTATCTCAACGATATCTAGTTGCAAAAATTACAACTGCTTCCAAAGTGTATTATATTGAAATCGCAGCTACACCTACCTATGATGACAAACCCGTAAAGATACTTGTTGAAATTATGGAATCAGACATTTTGCAAACGGGAATGATAGAACTCAATGCCGATATCTTTAAAGAAACCTTGGAAAAGGAAGGTAAAATTGCCCTCTACGGAATTTTATTTGATACTGGTAAAACAGACATAAAAAAAGCATCCCTAAAAGAAATTGAATTAGTTAGTACGTATTTAAAACAACATCCAAAGGCTCATATTTATATAGTTGGACACACGGATGATGTTGGAAATTTTGGTGACAATACCTTACTTTCCGAAGGAAGAGCTATTAAAGTTACCCAAGCATTAAATCAATTAGGTAATTTCCAAGACCATGTAACTCCAATCGGTGTAGGTCCTGTCTGCCCCGTAGCAACCAATGAGACCGAGGAAGGAAGGGCGAAAAATCGAAGAGTCGAAATTGTGTTAAGAAAAAAATTCTAA
- a CDS encoding acyl-CoA carboxylase subunit beta, with protein MDINFNKNEDHNKLLLSDVRQRFAKIKLGGGQKRIEKLHGEGKMTARERIDYLLDDKAPRIEIGGFAGEGMYQDHGGCPSAGVVVKIGYIRGKQCIVVANDATVKAGAWFPITAKKNLRAQEIAMENRLPIIYLVDSAGVYLPMQDEIFPDKEHFGRIFRNNAIMSSMGITQIAAVMGSCVAGGAYLPIMSDEALIVDKTGSIFLAGSYLVKAAIGEEIDNETLGGATTHCEISGVTDYKAKNDKDALDTIKNIVDKIGDYEKAGYNRTTPSKPKENPEDIFGILPKSRSDQYDMREVIRRIVDNSDFEEYKEGYGQTILTGYARIDGWAVGIVANQRKVVKTKKGEMQFGGVIYSDSADKATRFIANCNQKKIPLVFLQDVTGFMVGSKSEHGGIIKDGAKMVNAVSNSVVPKFTIIIGNSYGAGNYAMCGKAYDPRLIAAWPSAELAVMGGAQAAKVLLQIETASLKKTGESLSPEKEAELFDKIKSRYDAQVSPYYAAARLWTDAIIDPLETRTWISMGIEAANHAPIEKQFNLGVIQV; from the coding sequence ATGGACATCAACTTCAATAAGAACGAAGATCACAATAAACTCCTACTTTCTGATGTAAGGCAACGTTTTGCTAAAATAAAACTAGGCGGCGGTCAAAAGCGTATTGAAAAATTACACGGTGAAGGAAAAATGACTGCTAGAGAACGTATTGATTATCTGTTGGATGATAAAGCACCTAGAATTGAAATTGGTGGCTTTGCCGGTGAAGGAATGTATCAGGACCATGGAGGATGCCCATCTGCCGGAGTGGTAGTAAAAATAGGCTATATCAGAGGAAAACAATGTATAGTTGTTGCCAATGACGCTACAGTCAAGGCCGGAGCTTGGTTTCCTATAACTGCTAAAAAAAATCTACGCGCGCAAGAAATTGCAATGGAGAATAGGCTCCCTATCATTTACCTAGTAGATAGTGCAGGTGTGTACCTTCCCATGCAAGATGAAATATTCCCCGACAAAGAGCATTTTGGACGCATCTTTAGAAATAATGCCATAATGAGCAGTATGGGAATCACTCAAATTGCAGCGGTAATGGGTAGCTGTGTAGCTGGTGGCGCATATCTTCCAATTATGAGCGATGAAGCTTTAATTGTAGATAAGACAGGAAGTATATTCCTTGCAGGAAGTTATCTAGTTAAGGCAGCCATTGGTGAAGAAATAGACAACGAAACTTTAGGTGGCGCTACTACACATTGTGAAATAAGTGGTGTGACAGACTATAAGGCTAAGAATGATAAAGATGCCTTAGATACCATTAAAAACATTGTAGATAAAATCGGAGATTATGAAAAGGCCGGCTACAATCGTACGACTCCATCAAAACCAAAAGAAAACCCGGAAGATATTTTTGGGATCCTACCTAAATCCAGAAGCGACCAATATGACATGCGTGAAGTTATTCGAAGAATAGTGGACAATTCTGATTTTGAAGAGTACAAAGAAGGATATGGCCAAACTATACTTACAGGGTATGCCCGTATTGATGGATGGGCAGTTGGTATTGTAGCAAACCAACGTAAAGTAGTAAAGACAAAAAAAGGTGAAATGCAATTTGGAGGGGTTATTTACTCCGATAGTGCCGATAAAGCCACCCGATTTATAGCTAATTGCAATCAGAAGAAAATTCCATTAGTTTTTTTACAAGATGTAACTGGTTTTATGGTTGGTTCAAAATCTGAACATGGAGGTATTATTAAAGATGGTGCTAAAATGGTTAATGCAGTAAGTAACTCAGTGGTTCCTAAATTTACTATTATAATAGGCAATAGCTATGGAGCAGGTAACTATGCCATGTGTGGTAAAGCATATGATCCTAGGTTGATAGCAGCATGGCCTAGTGCCGAATTAGCTGTAATGGGAGGTGCTCAGGCTGCCAAAGTCCTATTACAAATAGAAACCGCTTCTCTTAAAAAAACTGGTGAGTCTCTATCTCCAGAAAAGGAAGCCGAGTTATTTGATAAAATAAAATCTCGTTATGATGCCCAGGTATCTCCTTATTATGCGGCAGCTAGGCTATGGACAGATGCCATAATAGATCCATTAGAAACCAGAACATGGATTAGTATGGGAATTGAAGCAGCGAATCATGCTCCAATCGAGAAACAATTCAACTTAGGGGTCATACAAGTATAA
- a CDS encoding DoxX family protein, which produces MGIVKTWNKWANAHTYYPLDLIRIALGVFLFFKGLHFMSNSMILIDLISPLRGWAGSMLIIHYVAPAHIIGGILIAFGLLTRWSVMAQMPILLGAIFINFFGVLNTSNLILAIAVFIGCLFFLVYGSGKHSADYYFKMQQ; this is translated from the coding sequence ATGGGAATAGTAAAAACTTGGAATAAATGGGCCAATGCGCATACATACTATCCGCTTGACCTCATTCGTATTGCTTTGGGTGTTTTTCTTTTCTTTAAAGGATTACATTTTATGTCCAATAGTATGATTTTAATTGATCTTATAAGCCCTTTAAGAGGATGGGCAGGATCGATGCTTATTATTCATTATGTGGCTCCTGCTCACATCATTGGAGGGATATTAATTGCATTTGGACTTTTAACCCGGTGGTCTGTGATGGCGCAAATGCCTATTCTCTTAGGAGCAATTTTTATAAATTTCTTTGGAGTATTAAATACTAGCAATCTTATTCTTGCTATTGCAGTATTTATCGGTTGTCTTTTTTTCCTAGTATATGGTAGTGGAAAACATTCAGCGGATTATTATTTCAAGATGCAACAATAA
- a CDS encoding S9 family peptidase, whose translation MTKHFYYTLAFLFFSTIVCGQTSVLSVEKIMKDPKWMGTFPSNVHWDEHSEYMYFNYNPEGNPADSLYRIAVGKKAIEKVNWKAQKEQLPANGTYNATKTLKVFTQKNILKIYNLRQRTVADIIELPGTISTPIFLEDENKIAFQYENNAYIFNRSSGKLTKITRIVQGDAPKQKSEDISEKDKWLEDENLKLLKVVNQRVENKKSSDSYRDMIKDKEPFTFYTGKKSISNIQVSPNGSYVSFNLITRTGGDRTIVPDYIDASGYTVDLNTRSKVGDDKTQVELAIYHIEKDTVYFVKADQLPGIKDLPDYVKDYPDKEWEPTERDVFFSRLYFSNDGSKAVVNIRSKDNKDRWIARVDMETGALNTLDRQRDEAWISGPGIGWSMGGGTLGWLPDNRHIYYQSEATGYSHLYIHDVISGTQKALTKGSYEVFDPFVSKDGSHWYLTTSEVDPGERHFYKMPLFGGKMEKLTSLTGNNEVALSPDEKHLAILYSYSNKPWELYYKRNKATEHAVALTSGQSEEFKQYDWRDPQYIRFTATDGAQVPARLYTPSPEAKNGAAVIFVHGAGYLQNVHKWWSSYFREYMFHNLLTDLGYTVLDIDYRASAGYGRDWRTGIYRHMGGKDLSDQVDGAKYLIGTQGIDADKIGIYGGSYGGFITLMAMFNESDTFAAGAALRSVTDWAHYNHGYTSNILNEPKYDPEAYRKSSPIYFAEGLKGHLLIAHGMVDVNVHFQDVVRLSQRLIELGKDNWEMAVYPAEDHGFVEPSSWTDEYKRILKLFNSVLLKD comes from the coding sequence ATGACCAAACATTTTTATTACACCCTAGCATTCTTGTTTTTTAGCACCATAGTTTGTGGCCAAACAAGTGTACTTTCTGTAGAAAAAATAATGAAAGATCCTAAGTGGATGGGTACGTTTCCTTCTAATGTTCATTGGGATGAGCATAGTGAGTATATGTATTTTAATTATAATCCGGAGGGCAACCCTGCAGACTCACTCTACCGGATAGCAGTCGGAAAAAAGGCAATAGAGAAAGTGAATTGGAAAGCTCAAAAGGAGCAATTGCCAGCCAATGGTACCTATAATGCAACGAAGACGTTAAAGGTTTTTACGCAGAAAAATATTTTAAAAATTTATAATCTTCGTCAACGAACAGTAGCAGACATAATAGAGTTACCTGGGACCATAAGCACTCCAATCTTTTTGGAGGATGAAAACAAAATTGCTTTCCAGTATGAGAACAATGCCTATATATTTAATAGAAGTTCCGGAAAGTTAACAAAAATAACACGTATTGTACAGGGAGATGCCCCAAAACAAAAATCTGAGGACATTTCTGAAAAAGACAAATGGTTAGAGGATGAAAATTTAAAACTTTTAAAGGTAGTAAATCAACGTGTTGAGAATAAGAAAAGTAGTGATAGCTATCGTGATATGATTAAGGATAAAGAACCTTTTACCTTTTACACTGGTAAAAAGTCAATTTCCAACATCCAAGTATCTCCAAATGGATCCTATGTTTCCTTTAATTTAATAACACGGACAGGTGGTGATCGAACCATTGTACCTGATTATATTGATGCATCCGGATACACTGTAGATTTAAACACCCGTTCAAAAGTAGGTGATGACAAAACCCAAGTAGAGTTAGCCATTTATCATATTGAAAAAGATACCGTGTATTTTGTGAAAGCAGATCAGCTACCGGGAATAAAGGATCTTCCTGACTACGTAAAGGACTATCCTGATAAGGAATGGGAACCGACTGAACGCGATGTTTTTTTCTCTAGACTTTATTTTTCAAATGATGGTTCCAAAGCCGTTGTAAATATTCGTTCTAAGGATAATAAGGATCGTTGGATTGCAAGGGTCGATATGGAAACAGGGGCATTGAATACATTAGATAGACAACGTGATGAAGCCTGGATTTCTGGCCCTGGAATTGGTTGGTCAATGGGAGGAGGAACCTTAGGATGGTTACCTGATAATCGACATATTTATTATCAATCTGAAGCAACCGGATATTCTCATTTATATATACACGATGTTATTTCAGGGACTCAGAAGGCATTGACTAAAGGTTCTTATGAAGTATTTGATCCATTTGTTTCTAAAGATGGTTCACATTGGTATTTAACAACCTCTGAAGTTGATCCAGGAGAACGCCACTTTTATAAAATGCCATTATTTGGTGGGAAAATGGAAAAACTTACAAGCCTTACCGGTAATAATGAAGTAGCCCTTTCTCCTGATGAGAAGCACTTAGCAATTCTATATTCTTATAGTAATAAACCTTGGGAATTGTATTATAAACGTAACAAGGCTACTGAACATGCGGTTGCTTTGACAAGCGGGCAATCTGAGGAGTTTAAGCAATATGATTGGAGAGACCCTCAATATATCCGTTTTACTGCTACAGACGGAGCACAAGTTCCGGCAAGATTATATACACCTAGTCCAGAGGCCAAAAATGGCGCTGCTGTTATTTTTGTCCATGGAGCTGGTTACCTCCAAAATGTTCATAAATGGTGGTCCTCCTATTTTAGAGAATATATGTTCCATAATTTACTTACAGATTTAGGGTACACAGTTCTTGATATCGATTACAGAGCAAGTGCGGGATATGGTAGAGATTGGCGTACGGGTATTTATCGTCATATGGGCGGTAAAGATTTAAGCGACCAGGTTGATGGAGCGAAGTATTTAATAGGTACTCAAGGTATAGATGCTGATAAAATTGGTATTTATGGTGGAAGCTATGGTGGATTTATTACCCTAATGGCTATGTTTAATGAATCTGATACGTTTGCTGCTGGTGCCGCATTACGTTCTGTGACTGATTGGGCCCATTATAATCATGGATATACCTCTAATATATTAAATGAACCCAAATATGATCCAGAAGCCTATCGAAAATCATCACCTATTTATTTTGCAGAAGGATTAAAAGGACATTTGCTCATTGCTCATGGGATGGTTGATGTGAATGTGCATTTTCAAGACGTAGTGCGTTTGTCACAGCGTTTGATTGAGTTGGGTAAGGATAATTGGGAAATGGCTGTGTATCCAGCTGAAGACCACGGGTTTGTAGAGCCTAGTAGTTGGACAGATGAATACAAAAGAATCTTAAAGCTGTTTAATTCAGTACTCCTAAAAGACTAA
- a CDS encoding DUF2911 domain-containing protein translates to MKKLVLFTLLLSGCLAWSQIEAPQPSPAAKVEQKVGLTDVTLNYSRPSMKGRVVFGNLVPYDVMWRTGANANSVVTFSDEVTIGGKTLKKGSYAVFTKPSAGSWSVYFYADTNNWGMPANWDDSKVAAMINVPVQKSSIPTETFTMEIGDVSNNGATLHIRWENTHVSVPFMVPTESKTLANINKVLAGPSSGDYYTAAVYYLEEGKDIAKAKEWMDKAISMSPSPQFWQYRQQSLIYAKAGLKKEAIEIAKKSLQMAEAAGNADYVKMNKDSLKEWGAK, encoded by the coding sequence TAAAGTGGAACAAAAAGTAGGACTTACTGATGTGACCTTGAATTATTCTCGACCTTCCATGAAGGGACGTGTTGTTTTTGGAAATTTAGTTCCTTATGATGTAATGTGGCGTACTGGAGCGAATGCTAATTCAGTAGTGACATTCAGTGATGAAGTAACCATAGGTGGTAAAACGTTGAAAAAAGGAAGTTATGCTGTGTTTACAAAGCCTTCGGCAGGGTCATGGAGTGTTTATTTTTATGCGGACACCAATAATTGGGGAATGCCTGCTAACTGGGATGATTCCAAAGTGGCAGCTATGATAAATGTACCAGTTCAAAAATCAAGCATACCTACAGAGACTTTTACAATGGAAATAGGAGATGTTTCTAATAATGGAGCAACACTTCATATTCGTTGGGAAAATACACATGTTTCCGTTCCATTTATGGTACCAACAGAATCAAAGACGCTTGCCAATATAAACAAAGTTTTGGCAGGTCCATCTTCTGGAGATTATTACACAGCAGCAGTTTATTATTTAGAAGAAGGTAAGGATATTGCTAAAGCGAAGGAGTGGATGGATAAGGCCATTTCAATGAGTCCTTCACCACAATTTTGGCAATACAGACAACAGTCTCTTATATATGCAAAAGCTGGATTGAAAAAAGAAGCCATTGAAATTGCTAAAAAATCATTACAAATGGCTGAGGCAGCAGGTAATGCTGATTATGTAAAAATGAATAAGGATTCCTTAAAAGAATGGGGTGCTAAATAA